Genomic DNA from Flavobacterium sp. N502540:
ATAATTTCATTCAGGCCAACGAAGAACTGAAAAAATAAACTCTGAAAAAACAGATTCACTTTTCGAGTGAGCGTACCAAAAGGGCTGTCCGAATTATCACCGGACAGCCCTTGCTTTTTTAAGCTAAAAATTACTTTACTATTTTTCTTAAAACAAAAAAATAGTTTTTTCTAAAATCTAATATCAAAATTTAATATCTATTCAATTAATCGAGAACATAAATTAATAAAATACAAGTTATTAAAATACTTTATTTTAACGATTAATTCAACTAAAAATCACCCTGTTTTTATTAGTAATCAACCATATACACGATAATCATTACTATCTTTTACTTAAAGTATTACTTTTAAAAAAATAAGCCCGATAAAACATCGGGCTTACTTTCAATTCGGTAACGATAAGCATTAACTTTTGTTTAAAATCTGTAATCCAACAGAAGTCTTAAAGGATTAAATTTCTAAAGGTTCTGCTTTAAATCCTTTCGCTTTAATAATTGCAATTATTTCTTCGGCAGTAGCACCATCCGATTGAACGGTAAGTATTTTATCTGCATTAGTAGTGTCTACATTCCATTCACATATCCCTGCTGCATTGTCCAGGTCTGATTGTACTTTAGAAACACATCCACCGCAGTTCAGGTTTGTTTTAAATTGAAAATCTTGCTTTTCCATTATGTTGATGTTTTAATTGTTATTTTATACTACAAATTTCCGTCAATTAAACCGTAATCCTTATACACTATTCTGTATTAGATTTATGAAATTTACTGATTGCAGTATCTTGTTTTACTTAATTCATTCATTCAAATTGCCAGTTGGCAGGTATAAAAAAAAAAACACGCGGATTAAACCGATTCGCCAGGCGAAAACACAGATCAGAACAGATTTTTTTATTTACAGGCGTGGAAATTGCTATTGCCCTTTCAGGGCGGTATTTACTTTAATTTAACACATAGTGCTTCGCACTATGCTGATGCTTTTGCTCTTTCAGAGCAATACTCCTCATACTACTCTATTAATTATAGATAAGAAGGTTTCTTTCTTTAAATATTCTCTTTATCACAGACTGCGTTAGGGATGAAAGCACCTTGCTGATGCTTTTGCTCTTTCAGAGCAATACCCCTCATAATACTCTATAAATTATAGATAAGAGGGTTTCTTTTCCTTAAATATTCCTTCTATCGCAGACTGCGTTAGGGATGAAAGCACCATGCTGATGCTTTTGCTCTCTCAAAACAATACTCCTCACACTACTCTATAAATTATAGATAAGAAGGTTTCTTTCTTTAAATATTCTCTTTATCACAAAATGCGTTAGGGATGAAAGCATCTTGCTGATGCTTTTGCTCTCTCAAAACAATACTCCTCATAATACTCTATTAATTATAGCTAAGAAGGTTTCTTTCTTTAAATATTCTCTTTATCACAGAATGCGTTAGGGATAAAAGCACCATACTGATGCTTTTACTCTTTCAGAGCAATACTCTTCATAATACTCTAATAAATTATAGATAAGAAGGCTGTTTTCTTTTTAAATATTCTCTTTATCGTAGACAGCGTTAGGGATGAAAGCGGTATCCTTTTGTGATTCCTGTTATTTTTATGCCAGACAAAAAATCTCTATCGCAAAAGATTTAGCGGACAGCCCGACCCGGAGGGGAACGCCATAATAATTAACCAGAAATCTGAATTAATTAGTCTGATGCCTTTTCCAGGGATTAAAATGATTTCAGTCAAATGATGTACCTATAAAAACGGCGGCCCATAATCTTTGGAACCGCCGTTTGACAAACGCATCAAGAGTTTATTTTTTCCATTTCAGACGCAAGCTGTTGCTCACTACGCTCACGCTGCTCAAAGCCATGGCAGCTCCTGCAATCATAGGGTTTAGTAAAAATCCATTTATCGGATAAAGTACCCCCGCAGCAAGTGGAATACCGATTAGATTGTAAATAAATGCCCAAAACAAGTTCTGTTTGATTGTTGCAACCGTTTGTTTAGACAGGCGAATCGCCTGAGGTATTTTGGTCAGATCAGAGGAGATAATCGTCATTTTTGCTACATCCATTGCAATATCACTTCCCTTGCCCATCGCGATACTGACATCGGCAGTTGCCAGTGCTGTACTGTCGTTGATACCATCACCTACCATTGCCACTGTTTTACCTTGTTGTTGTAATTCTTTTATAAAATCAGCTTTGTGTTGTGGCAGCACCTCTGCTTTATAATGTTTGATTCCCGTTTGTGTGGCAATCGCTTTTGCAGTCGCTTCGTTATCTCCCGTCAGCATATACAGCTCAATATTCATCTCCTGCAATTCTTTGATCGCCTGAACAGAGGTTTCTTTGATTTTGTCGGATATCGCAATAACCGAAAGTGCCTGCTTGCTATTGGTAAACCAAATCACAGTCTTGGATTCCTTACCCCATTCTTCTGCCTGAATCAATAGTGATTCTGCAATGACAATGCTATTTTCTGCCAGCAGTTTTTTGTTCCCCACATAATAAGTTTCATCGGCATAAACCGCTTTCGCACCTTTACCAGTAATACTGTCAAAATTGGATAAAACTACACCTGACACTCCTTCCAGACTTTTCACTACCGCTTCTGCTAGCGGATGTTCTGATTGTTTTTCAATACTTAGCAGAATATCTTTGGTAGTGTCCACGTCTTTTAGCCATTTTATACCGGTCACTTGTGGTCTTCCTTCGGTAATGGTTCCTGTTTTATCGAGTACAATAGCCGTTACTTTTCTGGCCAATTCTAAACTCTCAGCATCTTTGATTAATATTCCGTTTTCGGCGCCTTTACCTACACCTACCATAATCGCAGTTGGTGTGGCCAGACCTAAAGCACAAGGACAAGCAATAACCAATACGGTAACCGCTGCCATCAACCCTTGCACTACAGCGTTGTCTCCACCCAAAACCATCCAGGCTATAAAAGTAAGAAGTGCAATAACCATTACAATCGGGACAAATATACCTGCAATTTTATCGACCAATTTCTGCACCGGAGCTTTACTTCCCTGAGCATCCTGGACCATCTTAATAATCTGGGCAAGCATGGTTTCTTTACCTACTTTAACGGCTTTAAATTGAAAACTTCCTTTTTGATTAATGGTTCCTGCAAACACTTTTTCGTTTTCTTTTTTCAGTACGGGAACCGGTTCACCGCTTAACATACTCTCATCCACATAAGAATGACCCGAGATAACCATACCATCGACCGCAATTTTTTCACCCGGCTTTACCAAAATAACTGCTCCCGCATTTACTTCCTCAATAGCAACTTGTTTTTCAGTCCCGTCGGGTTGAATAACGATCACGGTTTTAGGCTGCAGTCCCATTAGTTTTTTAATAGCCGATGACGTATTTCCTTTTGCTTTTTCTTCTAATAATTTCCCTAGCAAAATAAACGCAATTACTACTGCCGCAGCTTCAAAGTATACGTGCGCATGCAATCCGCGCTGGTGCCAGAAATCTATGAATAACATATTAAAAACGCTAAACAAGTAAGCAATTCCGGTACTCAGAGCTACCAGCGTATCCATATTGGCCGAGCGATGTTTGGCCTGCTTCCAGGCATTTACAAAGAAGTCTTTCCCCAGCCAAAGAATTACCGGCGTTGAAAAAAACCACATGATCTCATTGGCATAAGGAATATTCATGAAGAACATCCCTATCACCACTACAGGCAATGACAATACCACAGCCCAGATGGTTTTGTTTTTTAATCTTTTGAAATTTTCCGCATGAATAGTCTCTAAAGACTCTTGTTGTTTCGCTTCATCTAAAATAAGCAAGTCGTAGCCAACGCCCTGAACTGCTTTTTGTAATTTAGAAGCATCTGTAAGGTTGGGAAGATATTCAACAGTAAGGTTTCCTGTTGCAAAGTTTACCGAAGCATCCACTACTCCCAATTCATAAGTTACAATACTTTCTGCACTGCTGGCACAAGAGGCACAGGTCATTCCCAGAACTGGGAACGTATTTTTTACGGTTGGTACACCATATCCAAGGTCTTTAATAGCCTTTACAGCGTTACCAACAGTTTCATTACCTTTAACCGTTATCGCGGCCCTACGGTTGTTAACTTCCACCTTGTGAGTTTCAATTCCCTTAACCTCTGCCAATCCTTTCTCTACGATTAATGCACAGTGCTCGCTGTTTACATCTTCTAACGGAATGTAAATTGTCTCCTTATTATTATCAGTTGTTGCCATAATTCAGTTGTTCTTTTATACCTGCAAAGTTGGCAAGAATAGCGCTGAATTGTATTGTGGAATTATGGATTTGATTTGTAATATTTACTTCACCTCATCCAGAGGTTTTCTTTTCTCAGCCCGAATTTGCTTGAAATAACTTGGAGTCAGGCCGGTTACTTTTTTAAACTGATTGCTCAGATAAGCCACACTTGAATAATTCAGGCGTAAAGCGATCTCGCTAAGTGATAACTCATCGTAAACCAGAAGTTCTTTTATTTTTTCAATTTTTTGCGCAATAAAATACTTCTCTATTGTAGTTCCTTCTACTTCAGAAAATAAATTGGAAAGATAATTATAGTCATGATTGATCTTTTCGCTCAGGATATCCGACAGGTTATTTTTGGTATCATTATCCTGATGGTGTACCAAATCAATAATGATGTTTTTAATCTTTTCGATGATTCTGCTTTTTTTATCGTCGATCACTTCAAATCCAAGAGAAACCAGTTCCTGCTCCAGTAAAGTTCTTTCTGTGGCACTCAGTTCTTTTGCCAAGGTAACCTCCCCAAGCTTTATGTTGCTAAATTCCAGTCCAAGTTTTTCAAGTTCGTTCTGAACCACCATAATACAGCGGTTGCAAACCATATTTTTAACAAATAATGTGCTCATAATCTCGTTTAATCAGAATTTTTAATTCAGTATGCATCTACAAACTTAGCATTAAAATTCAATTAACCATACATCCAAAGACCTAACAAATGATATACAACAAGCTAAAGAAGATTATAAATCGCGATAAAGAAAAAAATCACACCTAATCCAAATGAAATTCCGCTTAGAACCAAGAAAATATTTGACAACTTTAATGCTCTATACATACCTTTCCTTTCTTTATCTATTTTAACAATATCATCATTCTTCTGAGTTCTTAATAAACTAATAAACCAACTCATTGAGTCTGTGGCAAAAAACCTGTGACACATACAAGCGCCTGAACAAAAAACAAAACATACTAGCGCGATAATAAATCCGGAGTAATCCAATTCAGCCCCAAATCCTTCTCTTTTCATTTTCGCAACGAGTAGTGTACCAAACCCTCCAATGGCTAACAGAGAAAGCCGAAGTAATTCCCCCGTAAATTTGATGTAATTTTCAGAAATTATGAAGTCCGCTTTATAATCCGATTCGTCAACTCCGTATACTTTTACCATAATAATTAATCGTTAATTGGTTAATCTCTTTCTTTAAACTTATCGCGACCAGCTGTCAATACTGAAATCAAGAAGTAAAAAACAGATCAAATATACCAAACCCAAAAACATAAAAATCAAGTATTTATACTTGATTACTATAATCATAACACCCTACTCGCTGAAGTATAATCAATCTGTTATCTTTTTTAACAAAAACAACATTTATAACGCTGATTTCCGTTAGATTGAAATCCATTTTTTATGCATTCGCCATTGCAGCAATTACACTTTATCTTAATGACCTAATTTGAAACACTAAGTTAAAGTAAAAGCATTTTAAGGCTTATTAAAAGACAAAAAACAAAAGAGACGACCAACCGATCGTCTCTTTTTCTATTCAAAAATTAAAGTTTATATTCTTTTTCAGATCATTACGTCATTATTTTATAAAAACACCTAATCTGTAACATTAGCAAATAATTAATTGTTTTTATCGATGATAAATTTAAAGATATTGTAAAAAACGTGCCAACTATTTTCTTCTAAAAACAATTTAAATTGATTAGAATTTGTAAACAAGGTTAATTCAGTATTTTCCATTTTTGATAATGGATTATTTTTAATATTTGGAAAATCAATTTTTGTCAAATCTGATAAACTAATAAATTTATTTTCAACAGGAATAATTAACCTCATGTTTGTTAGGTACCAGCTATAATTATTGTCTCTAGTAAAATAAATAATACATTTTTCATTTGCTTGAAAAACAAACAAATCTTTTGGATTAACTTGATGCGAATTTTCGTCAAATATAAAAGTTGATTTAAAATTTAAACCACTTCTCATAAATTTAGCTTTTATTACCGATATACTTAACATAATTTTACAAATTTTTATAAATTCTTACGGAGTGTTGTTCAATCCTCTCAATAGTATAGCCAAGTCTTTCCCAAGCTTTAGCATTTAATAGTTTTGTTTCAACTACTCCCTTTCCTTCAATTATTAATTTTGTAGCTCCTGAGGCTTTAGCTTCAGCTTCCATTGTTTTTAAAAGCTTTATGGCACTTCCTGCCGAAGGAGCTTCATTTATCAATGTACCTATTTGAATTTCAATTGTGCCTCCTTTAACATATGTTTTAAACCACATCCAAAAGCTTCCAATTTGAGTACATCTAAATTCTGATGCTAAAGGATTACCAACATACCAAGGAAGTTCAAGCATAATTGGTTTTGCTGGTTTATTAAGGTATTTCATATTTGCTATTCCGTCAGAAAATAAAACATTATAATTAGTTAAATCAGCCTGAACGATTTTGTTACCTACTTCATACTTTACACCTAGACGTTCTTTACCAACTATTTCTCCACCACGTTTATTTAAATATATATTATCATCACCATCATCCTTGTAATCAATAATTTCTCCTCTCCTATTTACTACAGTAGATGCTAAGTAATTTGAACTCTCTGGAGCTAGTCCTGTTGGATCAGAATAAACTACAGGATTATTATTTGAAAAATTATAAGGTGAATTTACATAAAAAATTTCAGACAACTCATCCATATTACCCCAACGACCAACATCTGGCATATAATTTCGGGCTTCCATGTCATACATGTTAAGCCCCAGCTCGTCTTGTAATTCTTTCCCGTTGTACTTATACTTATTATTAGTAGCTACATAATCATTATATCCTTTATGTTTCAATCCAAAAGAATAATAATTACTCTCTTCAATAATAGCAAGAACTTGCGTTGCTGGATTTTTAGCATAACTCAATCGTATGTTCCCCAAATGATCCTTGTACTGATAGACATACTTTTTGCTTATTTTATCATAATAGCCTTCTGCTGTCGGTAAAAACTCCAACGTTGGTCGCGACGGAACAGCCTGACTTGACGACTGTACTGCGAAGGCACTGAAACGATTGGCTTCCCCTGGTGGATCTTTTACAGGATCTGTACCATCAATAGGTGGATCGGTATTTCCCGGATCATCCGGTGCAGGAGGATCTCCGCCGTCGTCATTGCCTCCACCTTGATTTCCACCGTCCTGCCCCTCACTGTACTTATACTGGAAACCAACCAGGTAATCAGTATGAACTGTACCGCTCGTCTCTTTTACAATTTTCTCCAGTTTTTGACCCGCTGCGTTGTAAATATACTCAATCCTACCACTTGTTCCAAATGTAATTTTCTTGGGTAAATTGAGTTGGTTGTATTGTATTTCGGTGATGTTTTTGTTTTTATCCGCGATCATGTTGCCATTGGCATCATAGGTAAAATCATCCCCTGTTTTGTTTCCATCTTTAAAGCCTTCGTTGTCATTTCCGGCAGGACCGTCAGTTACTTTAGTCAAACGGTTCGAGTTTTCATTCAAATACCCGTAAGTCAAATCGTCGGTCTGAAAAACAATAGACGGAGCATCACTGGCACCATAGCGCTGTAAGAACTTGATGTTTCCATTTTTATCGTAACTCAAACTTTCATTATACGCCCCCGATACCGGAATGGCATCATTGGGCTTACTGTAAATTGCACTGGTCAGACGATTTAGATTGTCGTACTGATAGCCATAAGAACGCTTGGTCACATCGGTGTTGGTCTTCCAATAGGTCTCGGAAATATTTCCGTTGTACAAGGCCTGAACCTGTGAGTTGCCCGGCTGTTTTTCATAATTAATTTTAAAGGCAAACAGATCTTTCGGATCTGTGTCCTGCTGTAGCTCTTCGACATTGTTGATTCCGGTTAGCCATCCTCTGATGTTATAGGTATACTGTACTTTCTGCAAAGGATTTGCCGCGTTGTTCCCTACATTTTTAACGATCAATTGGCCCAGATCATCATAGCTGTTCTCTGCCAAAAGCTCTACTTGACCTCCGTTGACCTGATGCGTATGCGTCAGCAAACGGTCTTGTGGCGAATAGGTAAAATCTTCTCTTACGATTAGCTCGGTATCTCCTAAGGTTCGCTTGTGTTTGGTGATGGTATAGAGTGACTTTCCAATAAAATCAAGTTTACTATCGGTACTGGTATAACCGCCCAAATGATTTTGAGTTCGGGTATTTATGGCTCTGGCTTTTCTGTCATAAAAAATAGTAGAAGTTTCTCCAAATGTTGCCGTTGCGGTGGTTAAGGCTCTTGTCCAGCTTCCGGTCATCAAACCTTTAACGTTGTCTAAAACGGGCTGATCTTCAATAGCAGCAGGTTTCGCAGGCGCATTGGGATAGCTATAGTCGTCGTAATAGGTAACCGTTAAAAGTTTAAAATTGGTAGGAGCAATATTGTTGCTGTAGTTTACCAATATATTGTCTATGCTTCCAGAGGTCTGTTTCGTTTCAAATATAACATTGGCTGTATTTTGAGCATCCTGTAATGCTTTTCTGGTGACCGCATTGGAAGGCTGACCGTTCCAGCCGGTATAAATGGGTCTGCTAAAAGCATCGTATTTGGTAATCAGCCAGCCTTCGGCAGTTTCGTCTTTAAAAGGCGAGAAAGCGGGTCCTGTGGCTACAGGGCGATCGAGTTTATCGTACACAATAAACTCCCATTGTTTTCCGGGCAGTTTTTTCTCGGCCAGACGGTTGCGGTTGTCGTATTTGTATTGATAACATAACCCTTTTAGAACTTCATCATCGACAACAGCCGGTACTTTTGGAGGCAATACATAAGTCAGATTGCCATAAATGTCATAAACATAATACGTATCGTGTCGATTGCCTGAATTGTAAGTTCTCTTTAAAACAACCTTACCTTCGGTATTTTTAAATTCTACTGTAGCACCGGCACTTTCACTTGGATTTGCTGTTGTATTCTCGTCGTAGGTCACCGTTTTATACAATTTCCCTTCAGCATAGGTTCCTTCATCTAAAAAACTAATGTTGTACAATCCTAAGCCTGCCTGCCAAATAGCATTGGCTTTGTACTTTTTTACGGCATCGGCTGTAGTATTGGTCTGATAATCGATTTTGATTTCATGGCCTTTACCCATTTCCCATGAAGCTCCCGGAGCAGCTTGTTTGAGAACACGGTTTAGAGGCGATGGTTCAAATGCTTTCTGTGAGAAAGGATTAGGAGTGTTGTCATATTTTGCAGCGCTATAAATGCCTTTTGCGGTAGCTATGGCTGTATTGGAGTCAATTCTGGGATAACTGCTGCCTCCATTAGCAGCCGGATAGGGCAGGTATTCTTTTACTTGTCGTCCAAAACCGTCATACTCCATAGGCGTTACAAGGTCTTGTCCGGCTGCTCCCTGACCAATGGCAATGGTTTGTATCGGGCGTCCCAATCCGTCAAAATACGTCACATTCTGACTCATTTCGTCTTTCGTAAGCGAATTTAAGTTTGCTGCCTTAACCTCTTTTTTGGGGCTAAGGGTGTACACAAAATTATCATTGCTAAGGGTTTGGGCTTTTAGATCTATACTTGCTAATAACAAAAGAGCTATAATTAGTATGTTTTTTTTCATCTGAATCTCTTTTAAAAATGATTTAATATCTAAAATCTTTGTTTTACTCCTCTACCTCTCCGTGTCTAAGACATATTCCATTGGCATTAGCGTATGCCTGCGCATTAGCACTAACATCT
This window encodes:
- a CDS encoding heavy-metal-associated domain-containing protein, with protein sequence MEKQDFQFKTNLNCGGCVSKVQSDLDNAAGICEWNVDTTNADKILTVQSDGATAEEIIAIIKAKGFKAEPLEI
- a CDS encoding heavy metal translocating P-type ATPase; the protein is MATTDNNKETIYIPLEDVNSEHCALIVEKGLAEVKGIETHKVEVNNRRAAITVKGNETVGNAVKAIKDLGYGVPTVKNTFPVLGMTCASCASSAESIVTYELGVVDASVNFATGNLTVEYLPNLTDASKLQKAVQGVGYDLLILDEAKQQESLETIHAENFKRLKNKTIWAVVLSLPVVVIGMFFMNIPYANEIMWFFSTPVILWLGKDFFVNAWKQAKHRSANMDTLVALSTGIAYLFSVFNMLFIDFWHQRGLHAHVYFEAAAVVIAFILLGKLLEEKAKGNTSSAIKKLMGLQPKTVIVIQPDGTEKQVAIEEVNAGAVILVKPGEKIAVDGMVISGHSYVDESMLSGEPVPVLKKENEKVFAGTINQKGSFQFKAVKVGKETMLAQIIKMVQDAQGSKAPVQKLVDKIAGIFVPIVMVIALLTFIAWMVLGGDNAVVQGLMAAVTVLVIACPCALGLATPTAIMVGVGKGAENGILIKDAESLELARKVTAIVLDKTGTITEGRPQVTGIKWLKDVDTTKDILLSIEKQSEHPLAEAVVKSLEGVSGVVLSNFDSITGKGAKAVYADETYYVGNKKLLAENSIVIAESLLIQAEEWGKESKTVIWFTNSKQALSVIAISDKIKETSVQAIKELQEMNIELYMLTGDNEATAKAIATQTGIKHYKAEVLPQHKADFIKELQQQGKTVAMVGDGINDSTALATADVSIAMGKGSDIAMDVAKMTIISSDLTKIPQAIRLSKQTVATIKQNLFWAFIYNLIGIPLAAGVLYPINGFLLNPMIAGAAMALSSVSVVSNSLRLKWKK
- a CDS encoding DUF6443 domain-containing protein; amino-acid sequence: MKKNILIIALLLLASIDLKAQTLSNDNFVYTLSPKKEVKAANLNSLTKDEMSQNVTYFDGLGRPIQTIAIGQGAAGQDLVTPMEYDGFGRQVKEYLPYPAANGGSSYPRIDSNTAIATAKGIYSAAKYDNTPNPFSQKAFEPSPLNRVLKQAAPGASWEMGKGHEIKIDYQTNTTADAVKKYKANAIWQAGLGLYNISFLDEGTYAEGKLYKTVTYDENTTANPSESAGATVEFKNTEGKVVLKRTYNSGNRHDTYYVYDIYGNLTYVLPPKVPAVVDDEVLKGLCYQYKYDNRNRLAEKKLPGKQWEFIVYDKLDRPVATGPAFSPFKDETAEGWLITKYDAFSRPIYTGWNGQPSNAVTRKALQDAQNTANVIFETKQTSGSIDNILVNYSNNIAPTNFKLLTVTYYDDYSYPNAPAKPAAIEDQPVLDNVKGLMTGSWTRALTTATATFGETSTIFYDRKARAINTRTQNHLGGYTSTDSKLDFIGKSLYTITKHKRTLGDTELIVREDFTYSPQDRLLTHTHQVNGGQVELLAENSYDDLGQLIVKNVGNNAANPLQKVQYTYNIRGWLTGINNVEELQQDTDPKDLFAFKINYEKQPGNSQVQALYNGNISETYWKTNTDVTKRSYGYQYDNLNRLTSAIYSKPNDAIPVSGAYNESLSYDKNGNIKFLQRYGASDAPSIVFQTDDLTYGYLNENSNRLTKVTDGPAGNDNEGFKDGNKTGDDFTYDANGNMIADKNKNITEIQYNQLNLPKKITFGTSGRIEYIYNAAGQKLEKIVKETSGTVHTDYLVGFQYKYSEGQDGGNQGGGNDDGGDPPAPDDPGNTDPPIDGTDPVKDPPGEANRFSAFAVQSSSQAVPSRPTLEFLPTAEGYYDKISKKYVYQYKDHLGNIRLSYAKNPATQVLAIIEESNYYSFGLKHKGYNDYVATNNKYKYNGKELQDELGLNMYDMEARNYMPDVGRWGNMDELSEIFYVNSPYNFSNNNPVVYSDPTGLAPESSNYLASTVVNRRGEIIDYKDDGDDNIYLNKRGGEIVGKERLGVKYEVGNKIVQADLTNYNVLFSDGIANMKYLNKPAKPIMLELPWYVGNPLASEFRCTQIGSFWMWFKTYVKGGTIEIQIGTLINEAPSAGSAIKLLKTMEAEAKASGATKLIIEGKGVVETKLLNAKAWERLGYTIERIEQHSVRIYKNL
- a CDS encoding helix-turn-helix domain-containing protein, which gives rise to MSTLFVKNMVCNRCIMVVQNELEKLGLEFSNIKLGEVTLAKELSATERTLLEQELVSLGFEVIDDKKSRIIEKIKNIIIDLVHHQDNDTKNNLSDILSEKINHDYNYLSNLFSEVEGTTIEKYFIAQKIEKIKELLVYDELSLSEIALRLNYSSVAYLSNQFKKVTGLTPSYFKQIRAEKRKPLDEVK